In the Parasteatoda tepidariorum isolate YZ-2023 chromosome 3, CAS_Ptep_4.0, whole genome shotgun sequence genome, one interval contains:
- the LOC107450760 gene encoding D-ribitol-5-phosphate cytidylyltransferase isoform X2: MSQCSICALSFTLKKNLYQHLRNKHNVEPEISGKITCPLNCVNKFRTQKELRSHLESFHHCSLEQEVQEFPDYETFESWKKGHEASSGYSYICRISKKLRQTGESKTQYICHRSGVHRSASKGHRKLKKVGSNKIGTTCPSLMDVSHSLSDGIVKVIYYKTHIGHDADIVRTSQYRAVRNKISVPIPYDVCVVLPAAGTGERMGVNIPKQYIQIHKKPIICYTVESFLRLPYIKKVVVVAAPESLTVMIQTLSEMCALQGEKLMVTEGGSFRHQSIESGLRAILTCCEPLPEIVVIHDGVRPFLSEEIVHNVVSAAKEHGAAGVTCPLVSTVISGDAKGFLESSLDRNKYKASEMPQAFKYNVICKAYAECSAYDLEHGTECLHLVQKYAGVKAKLLPGTSHLWKVTHRKDIYTASAMVKESQSVGIVCNKPFPAFLPFLKISLSKKFKSIHVVKSGEPALSKYSNLVLIHSNKSPYDVIEQMKLMSSEIKLTQLATIVNIMYQNFDPNINFLELHKQARASAKKLESENILVYHVLMEKCKEDRTFEEKIELVSSLLFDSNPNISGTVFIS, translated from the exons ATGTCTCAATGTTCTATTTGCGCTTTATcatttacattgaaaaagaaCCTCTACCAGCACCTGAGAAATAAACATAATGTTGAGCCtgaaatttctggaaaaattacATGCCCTTTGAATTGTGTTAACAAGTTCCGCACTCAGAAGGAACTGAGAAGTCATTTGGAGTCTTTCCATCATTGTTCATTGGAGCAAGAGGTTCAAGAATTTCCAGACTATGAAA catttgaaTCTTGGAAAAAAGGACATGAAGCTTCTTCTGGATATTCTTATATATGTAGGATATCTAAAAAATTACGTCAAACTGGAGAATCTAAAACTCAATACATTTGCCATCGATCTGGTGTCCATAGGTCAGCGTCTAAAGGACATCGGAAGCTGAAGAAGGTAGGTTCGAACAAAATTGGAACCACCTGCCCATCTCTTATGGACGTTTCCCACTCACTCTCTGACGGAATTGTCAAagtcatttattataaaactcatATTGGCCATGACGCAGATATTGTAAGAACCAGTCAGTATAGGGCGgtacgaaataaaatttcag ttcctATTCCTTATGATGTCTGTGTTGTTCTACCAGCTGCTGGTACCGGAGAGCGTATGGGTGTGAATATACCTAAACAATATatacaaattcacaaaaaaccCATTATATGCTACACTGTTGAATCATTTTTGAG ACTTCCTTACATTAAGAAAGTGGTTGTGGTTGCTGCGCCTGAGAGCCTAACTGTGATGATCCAAACATTGAGCGAGATGTGCGCACTTCAGGGTGAGAAATTGATGGTGACGGAGGGTGGATCTTTTAGGCATCAGTCCATAGAATCTGGATTAAGAGCTATACTCACTTGCT gtgAGCCTTTACCTGAGATTGTAGTGATTCATGATGGAGTGAGGCCTTTTTTATCAGAAGAAATTGTTCATAATGTTGTATCTGCTGCCAAAGAACATGGa GCTGCTGGAGTGACTTGTCCTTTGGTGTCTACTGTGATATCGGGTGATGCGAAAGGTTTCTTGGAGAGTTCTTTAGATAGGAATAAATACAAAGCGAGTGAAATGCCTCAAGCCTTCAAATACAATGTAATCTGCAAAGCATATGCTGAg TGTTCTGCTTATGATTTAGAACATGGAACAGAATGTCTACATTTGGTGCAGAAATATGCTGGAGTAAAGGCAAAGCTACTCCCAGGAACATCACATTTATGGAAG GTTACTCATCGCAAGGATATTTACACAGCTTCTGCAATGGTGAAAG aaagtCAGAGTGTAGGCATAGTTTGTAACAAGCCATTTCCTGCTTTTCtgccatttttgaaaatatctttgagtaaaaagtttaaaagt ATTCATGTAGTAAAAAGCGGTGAGCCGGCCTTGAGTAAATATTCCAATCTAGTACTGATACACTCTAATAAGAGTCCATACGACGTCATAGAGCAAATGAAACTCATGAGTAGTGAGATCAAACTAACTCAGCTTGCTACTATCGTTAACATTATGTATCAGAACTTTGATCCCAACATCAACTTCTTAGAACTACACAAACAAGCAAGGGCAAGTGCAAAGAAATTAGAGAGTGAAAATATCTTGGTATACCATGTTTTGAtggaaaag
- the LOC107450760 gene encoding D-ribitol-5-phosphate cytidylyltransferase isoform X1: protein MSQCSICALSFTLKKNLYQHLRNKHNVEPEISGKITCPLNCVNKFRTQKELRSHLESFHHCSLEQEVQEFPDYETFESWKKGHEASSGYSYICRISKKLRQTGESKTQYICHRSGVHRSASKGHRKLKKVGSNKIGTTCPSLMDVSHSLSDGIVKVIYYKTHIGHDADIVRTSQYRAVRNKISVPIPYDVCVVLPAAGTGERMGVNIPKQYIQIHKKPIICYTVESFLRLPYIKKVVVVAAPESLTVMIQTLSEMCALQGEKLMVTEGGSFRHQSIESGLRAILTCCEPLPEIVVIHDGVRPFLSEEIVHNVVSAAKEHGAAGVTCPLVSTVISGDAKGFLESSLDRNKYKASEMPQAFKYNVICKAYAECSAYDLEHGTECLHLVQKYAGVKAKLLPGTSHLWKVTHRKDIYTASAMVKESQSVGIVCNKPFPAFLPFLKISLSKKFKSIHVVKSGEPALSKYSNLVLIHSNKSPYDVIEQMKLMSSEIKLTQLATIVNIMYQNFDPNINFLELHKQARASAKKLESENILVYHVLMEKCKEDRTFEEKIELVSSLLFDSNPNISGTVFIS, encoded by the exons ATGTCTCAATGTTCTATTTGCGCTTTATcatttacattgaaaaagaaCCTCTACCAGCACCTGAGAAATAAACATAATGTTGAGCCtgaaatttctggaaaaattacATGCCCTTTGAATTGTGTTAACAAGTTCCGCACTCAGAAGGAACTGAGAAGTCATTTGGAGTCTTTCCATCATTGTTCATTGGAGCAAGAGGTTCAAGAATTTCCAGACTATGAAA catttgaaTCTTGGAAAAAAGGACATGAAGCTTCTTCTGGATATTCTTATATATGTAGGATATCTAAAAAATTACGTCAAACTGGAGAATCTAAAACTCAATACATTTGCCATCGATCTGGTGTCCATAGGTCAGCGTCTAAAGGACATCGGAAGCTGAAGAAGGTAGGTTCGAACAAAATTGGAACCACCTGCCCATCTCTTATGGACGTTTCCCACTCACTCTCTGACGGAATTGTCAAagtcatttattataaaactcatATTGGCCATGACGCAGATATTGTAAGAACCAGTCAGTATAGGGCGgtacgaaataaaatttcag ttcctATTCCTTATGATGTCTGTGTTGTTCTACCAGCTGCTGGTACCGGAGAGCGTATGGGTGTGAATATACCTAAACAATATatacaaattcacaaaaaaccCATTATATGCTACACTGTTGAATCATTTTTGAG ACTTCCTTACATTAAGAAAGTGGTTGTGGTTGCTGCGCCTGAGAGCCTAACTGTGATGATCCAAACATTGAGCGAGATGTGCGCACTTCAGGGTGAGAAATTGATGGTGACGGAGGGTGGATCTTTTAGGCATCAGTCCATAGAATCTGGATTAAGAGCTATACTCACTTGCT gtgAGCCTTTACCTGAGATTGTAGTGATTCATGATGGAGTGAGGCCTTTTTTATCAGAAGAAATTGTTCATAATGTTGTATCTGCTGCCAAAGAACATGGa GCTGCTGGAGTGACTTGTCCTTTGGTGTCTACTGTGATATCGGGTGATGCGAAAGGTTTCTTGGAGAGTTCTTTAGATAGGAATAAATACAAAGCGAGTGAAATGCCTCAAGCCTTCAAATACAATGTAATCTGCAAAGCATATGCTGAg TGTTCTGCTTATGATTTAGAACATGGAACAGAATGTCTACATTTGGTGCAGAAATATGCTGGAGTAAAGGCAAAGCTACTCCCAGGAACATCACATTTATGGAAG GTTACTCATCGCAAAGATATTTACACAGCTTCTGCAATGGTGAAAG aaagtCAGAGTGTAGGCATAGTTTGTAACAAGCCATTTCCTGCTTTTCtaccatttttgaaaatatctctgagtaaaaagtttaaaagt ATTCATGTAGTAAAAAGCGGTGAGCCGGCCTTGAGTAAATATTCCAATCTAGTACTGATACACTCTAATAAGAGTCCATACGACGTCATAGAGCAAATGAAACTCATGAGTAGTGAGATCAAACTAACTCAGCTTGCTACTATCGTTAACATTATGTATCAGAACTTTGATCCCAACATCAACTTCTTAGAACTACACAAACAAGCAAGGGCAAGTGCAAAGAAATTAGAGAGTGAAAATATCTTGGTATACCATGTTTTGAtggaaaag
- the LOC107450759 gene encoding dual specificity protein kinase TTK produces the protein MENKINLLNHESAPSYIMAKKETSSSSDFFSSVTHPSDRARIKEDIYKRIRSGNDILCQIPTYIDPNVQFSDDDEEETQEEVKTEKSPEVVKTPEFVSKASNALGIRRGGMNFKTVDSTPWKPAPRQSFSTCKPSAFRSNIDIQCLLPQSENKASRFAKVIPDKSVKMNLMAQSEFKIPAETGARRKKLSTISDDEVIIVNGKCYSVLSLLGSGGSCKVFSAFDEQKNLIAVKCVKLKNTDPSIREGYRKEIEYLKKLQGSNRVIKMYDYEYREDELFLVLERGDIDFAKYISNEAKLKRLSPIMIKFYWQQMLEAVADIHKYGIVHSDLKPANFLLVEGNLKLIDFGIAALVPDDKTSTFRDTQVGTLNYMSPEAITQMSTPDAKQALFKVGVKSDVWSLGCILYNLVYGHTPFHNLKNLMQKINAIMNPSYEIVFQPLNDKNLVDVMKQCLKRNLKERASVEQLLRHPYLTEDKTSASNSQLMNVMEQMQVLTPRRMSYITKMVQELSANKEN, from the coding sequence atggaaaataaaataaatttgcttaaccATGAGTCTGCTCCATCATACATAATGGCCAAAAAAGAAACTTCGTCGTCCTCTGACTTTTTTTCCTCTGTAACACACCCATCTGATCGTGCACGAATTAAAGaggatatttataaaagaataagaagCGGTAACGATATATTGTGTCAAATTCCAACTTATATAGATCCGAACGTACAATTCAGTGATGATGATGAAGAAGAGACTCAAGAAGaagttaaaacagaaaaatcaccCGAAGTTGTAAAGACGCCTGAATTCGTGTCTAAAGCGTCAAATGCTTTAGGAATAAGAAGGGGAGGaatgaatttcaaaactgtCGATTCTACTCCTTGGAAACCAGCTCCTCGGCAATCTTTCTCCACTTGCAAACCTTCAGCATTCAGAAGTAATATAGATATCCAATGTTTGTTGCCTCAGAGTGAAAATAAAGCATCCAGGTTTGCAAAAGTTATTCCAGATAAGTCTGTGAAGATGAATTTGATGGCacaatcagaatttaaaataccaGCTGAAACGGGCGCTCGTAGGAAAAAATTGTCCACAATTTCTGATGATGAAGTTATAATAGTGAATGGGAAATGTTATAGTGTTCTGTCCCTTCTGGGATCAGGTGGATCTTGCAAGGTGTTTTCAGCGTTTGATGAACAGAAGAATTTAATAGCTGTTAAATgtgtaaaactaaaaaacacaGATCCTTCAATTCGAGAAGGATATCGTAAAGAAATTGAGTATCTTAAGAAATTGCAGGGTTCAAACCGAGTCATCAAAATGTATGACTACGAATATCGAGAAGATGAGTTATTTTTGGTCTTAGAAAGGGGAGATATTGATTTTGCCAAGTACATTTCcaatgaagcaaaattaaaacgtttatctcctataatgataaaattttattggcaACAGATGCTAGAAGCTGTTGCAGACATCCATAAATATGGAATTGTGCACTCAGATTTAAAACCAGCAAATTTCTTACTCGTAGAAGGAAATCTAAAGCTCATAGATTTTGGTATAGCAGCATTAGTTCCTGATGACAAAACCAGCACTTTTCGAGACACCCAAGTTGGCACTTTAAACTATATGTCTCCAGAAGCGATCACTCAAATGTCTACTCCTGATGCCAAGCAAGCATTATTTAAAGTCGGCGTCAAGTCGGACGTGTGGTCTTTGGGATGCATTCTGTATAACTTAGTTTACGGTCACACGCCCTTTCATAACCTTAAAAACCTGATGCAGAAGATCAATGCAATTATGAATCCCAGTTACGAGATTGTTTTCCAACCTTTGAATGATAAAAACCTTGTAGATGTCATGAagcaatgtttaaaaagaaatcttaaagaGAGAGCATCAGTTGAACAACTCTTACGTCATCCTTATCTAACAGAAGATAAAACTTCTGCATCAAACAGTCAACTCATGAATGTGATGGAACAAATGCAGGTGTTAACTCCTAGAAGAATGAGTTATATCACAAAAATGGTACAAGAACTGTCTGCtaacaaagaaaattga